One part of the Sphingobacterium sp. LZ7M1 genome encodes these proteins:
- a CDS encoding ATP-binding protein, whose protein sequence is MQNLRFAMRCPEHKPRIVISGTYCTGKTSLSLALSLATGIPTTHAPTMREILPGLFPGTSLKDCSYAQLLRLGMERFERRVHAEASLSTGFISDGCPLQEWLYGSTRLITGAYPEENSWTMLWKKIKNYRQHQDFELLLAGFEKMAKTYAKKRYDIFFHLPVEFPFVEDGHRPTSERFRKVSEERLLACYNELQLETIPLTGDLPERLGKALDHLNVQPKIPISQAVSIANDIKLKKFDQVQLERRV, encoded by the coding sequence ATGCAAAATTTAAGATTTGCCATGAGATGCCCTGAACATAAGCCCCGGATCGTGATCAGCGGAACCTACTGCACGGGAAAGACCAGCCTCTCGCTCGCCCTTTCCCTGGCTACCGGGATTCCAACGACCCATGCCCCAACCATGCGTGAGATCCTGCCCGGGTTATTTCCGGGCACCTCGCTCAAGGACTGTTCCTATGCACAGTTGCTTCGTTTGGGGATGGAACGCTTTGAGCGGCGCGTGCATGCCGAAGCCAGTTTGTCCACAGGCTTCATCAGCGACGGCTGTCCACTTCAGGAATGGCTCTATGGCAGCACCAGGCTGATCACCGGTGCTTACCCCGAGGAGAATAGTTGGACCATGCTGTGGAAGAAAATCAAGAATTATCGCCAACATCAAGATTTTGAGCTGTTGCTGGCCGGTTTTGAAAAGATGGCCAAGACCTATGCAAAGAAGAGGTATGACATCTTCTTTCATCTGCCAGTCGAATTTCCGTTTGTGGAGGATGGACATCGCCCTACATCGGAGCGTTTCCGAAAGGTTTCCGAGGAAAGGCTGTTGGCATGCTACAATGAGTTACAATTAGAAACTATTCCTTTAACTGGAGATTTGCCCGAACGCCTTGGAAAGGCTTTGGATCATTTAAATGTGCAGCCAAAAATTCCGATTTCCCAAGCAGTCTCCATTGCTAACGATATAAAATTGAAAAAATTTGATCAGGTTCAATTGGAACGTAGAGTTTAG
- a CDS encoding AvrD family protein: protein MKQPIDSLDSILGPSQTRYFSFGFSRFQVQVSNFSLGGQKQIRGSFSVHYDGPQRPNQQALHLGSMEYVAMGLFLAEGILIKQKRLTRHEINRSILRNLTLQIKKSMDITSGMTVPFEISIAESHQDLNSINIGLTSLEVKIQNAQMRIVIDHPGPTQIDFRDFDLWPFGEGSLHRDLYRQRNLELDQIHMDLQTESISAQLSGPLPYPSDVWGFSAYDNPLSPLDSVRISGQLMQVLLYSLLSKDRMDCPNIWLRSMEIDFKRPYRSDCYRVDLQFAHRQQTMLRGKAWQTVSLMSQMGNMDAKFKICHEMP, encoded by the coding sequence ATGAAACAACCAATTGATAGCTTAGACAGCATATTGGGTCCTTCCCAGACCCGTTATTTTTCCTTTGGATTCAGCAGGTTCCAAGTTCAGGTTTCCAATTTCAGCCTGGGTGGACAAAAACAGATCCGAGGATCATTTTCCGTTCATTATGATGGTCCGCAAAGGCCAAACCAACAGGCACTACACTTGGGAAGTATGGAATATGTTGCCATGGGATTATTTTTGGCAGAGGGCATACTCATCAAGCAGAAACGGCTGACCAGGCATGAAATTAACCGTTCCATCCTGCGGAACCTTACGCTCCAAATAAAAAAATCAATGGACATCACAAGCGGGATGACCGTTCCGTTTGAAATATCCATTGCTGAATCCCATCAGGATCTCAATTCGATTAACATTGGCTTGACAAGCCTGGAAGTAAAGATCCAGAATGCCCAGATGCGTATCGTTATCGACCATCCCGGCCCAACCCAGATCGATTTTCGGGATTTTGATCTCTGGCCTTTTGGAGAAGGTTCCCTCCACCGAGACCTCTACAGGCAGCGCAACCTCGAATTGGACCAAATCCACATGGACCTACAGACTGAATCCATTTCTGCCCAATTATCAGGACCGTTACCATATCCTTCGGATGTTTGGGGATTCAGTGCCTATGACAATCCCCTTAGCCCTTTGGACAGCGTTCGGATATCGGGACAGCTGATGCAGGTGCTGCTGTATTCCCTTCTGTCTAAAGATCGGATGGATTGTCCCAATATTTGGCTACGGAGCATGGAAATCGACTTTAAGCGACCCTACCGATCCGATTGTTACCGCGTTGATCTGCAGTTCGCCCACCGCCAGCAGACCATGCTGCGCGGGAAAGCTTGGCAGACCGTTTCGCTCATGAGCCAGATGGGCAACATGGATGCAAAATTTAAGATTTGCCATGAGATGCCCTGA
- a CDS encoding RadC family protein — translation MEIQQNQQEWQQVAEVRISYQNPLRPSQRPKLTSSKEVYSLLLTCWNAERIEYAEEFKILLLNTGNRVLGIYQVSAGGIDATPVDAKVIFTAALKANASALILVHNHPSGNLVPSDPDILLTKKIDQAARLLDIRVLDHLIITPDGYYSFKDSGRL, via the coding sequence ATGGAAATTCAACAAAATCAACAGGAATGGCAACAGGTTGCCGAAGTACGCATATCTTACCAAAACCCACTTCGACCTTCCCAAAGACCAAAGCTCACATCTTCCAAAGAGGTTTATTCCCTACTGCTCACCTGCTGGAATGCAGAAAGGATAGAGTATGCAGAAGAATTTAAGATTCTATTGCTCAATACGGGAAATAGGGTGCTAGGAATCTATCAAGTTTCCGCAGGTGGTATTGATGCCACCCCAGTGGATGCCAAAGTGATATTTACCGCAGCCCTCAAGGCGAATGCCTCAGCTTTGATCCTGGTGCACAACCACCCCTCGGGAAACCTGGTTCCCAGTGACCCTGATATCCTGCTCACAAAGAAGATCGACCAAGCAGCACGGTTGCTGGACATCCGCGTACTTGACCATCTGATCATAACACCAGATGGTTATTATTCTTTCAAGGATTCCGGAAGGCTATAA
- a CDS encoding DUF4134 domain-containing protein: protein MKKIEGNPRRWKQQLCKLIFIACLQVHEIAFAQDGLAGINEANEKVRSYFDSGTKLMYAVGAILGLIGAVKVFQKWNNGDPDTGKVAAAWFGSCVFLVLVATVIKSFFNV, encoded by the coding sequence ATGAAGAAAATTGAAGGGAATCCAAGGAGGTGGAAGCAGCAATTGTGCAAATTGATTTTTATTGCCTGCTTGCAGGTTCATGAAATTGCTTTTGCCCAAGATGGCCTGGCGGGCATCAATGAAGCCAATGAGAAGGTAAGGAGCTATTTTGATTCCGGCACCAAGTTGATGTATGCCGTAGGGGCAATACTAGGACTTATAGGAGCGGTCAAGGTATTCCAGAAATGGAACAATGGAGATCCTGATACAGGTAAGGTCGCGGCGGCATGGTTTGGAAGCTGTGTGTTTTTAGTGTTGGTAGCAACGGTAATCAAATCGTTTTTCAACGTATAG
- a CDS encoding TraG family conjugative transposon ATPase, whose amino-acid sequence MAKERSMEALFPILEIEGNALVSKMGDLTLAYELVLPEIFTSSEQDFEGFHQAWVRALRLLPKHSILHKQDWFLESVFRAEFRPDPNSFMSQSSDRHFHERPFLDHRCFLLLSKCVEPKRIVNSLFSNLIKPNLVPRNILEDDYAERFRECCQQFVNILQESGLCRIRDMRHDELESTLNQAGLLERYCTLSSGNDPLLLRDIDLSNDIRIGGKEVGCYTLGDAESLPSLCASRMNYDKYSTDRSKFSVGFASHLGQLLPCNHLYNQYIFLEDAEQTLKKMEGKRLRLQSLAAYSRQNLIARDATNAFLNEAFALQHQAVKAHFNILIWSEEEQQLKKAKQLLSSSLASMDCRIKEETVGAAQIFWAGIPGNAGSFPMNECFDTFTNQASCFLNLETGYRSSISPIGIRLGDRLSGKPLHVDISDEPMEMGICTNRNKFILGPSGSGKSFFTNHMVRTYFEQGCHVVLVDVGHSYQGLCELVGGYYFTYTEDNPIRFNPFYLGQGDQLDTEKKESIKTLLLALWKKDDEAFRRSEYVALSNAISGFYEYLALKDGIFPCFDSFYEYLHDTFRQTVARDRVKRQDFDIDNFLYVLRPYYAGGEFDYLLNGQDKLDMLHERFIVFELDNIKDHPILFPVVTIIIMEVFISKLRKMKGVRKMILIEEAWKALMKEGFAEYIKYLFKTVRKYFGEAVVVTQEVDDIISSPVVKQAIINNSDCKILLDQSKYQNRFDQIQELLGLTEKEKAQVLSLNRANDPNLKYKEVFISLAGVISKVYRTEVSMEEYLVYTTEEREKFRLRNYMDAQHGDVQSAVKAMVKDNIQ is encoded by the coding sequence ATGGCAAAGGAGAGGTCGATGGAAGCGTTGTTTCCAATATTGGAAATTGAAGGAAATGCATTGGTAAGTAAAATGGGCGATCTGACGTTGGCCTATGAACTGGTGCTTCCTGAAATATTTACCTCAAGCGAACAGGATTTTGAGGGTTTTCATCAAGCTTGGGTGCGTGCTTTGCGGCTGCTACCAAAGCACAGCATCCTGCATAAGCAGGATTGGTTTCTAGAAAGTGTCTTTCGAGCAGAATTTCGACCCGATCCTAACAGTTTTATGAGCCAATCTTCAGACCGACATTTCCATGAACGTCCATTTCTTGACCATCGATGCTTTTTGCTACTCAGCAAATGTGTCGAACCTAAACGAATTGTCAATTCGCTTTTTTCGAACCTGATCAAGCCTAATCTTGTTCCACGAAATATTTTGGAGGATGACTATGCGGAACGTTTTCGGGAATGTTGCCAGCAATTCGTGAACATCCTTCAAGAAAGTGGACTTTGCCGAATTCGAGATATGAGGCATGACGAGCTAGAGAGTACATTGAACCAGGCAGGACTGCTGGAACGGTACTGTACACTTTCGTCAGGCAACGATCCACTCTTGCTACGTGACATTGATCTAAGCAATGACATTCGAATTGGCGGAAAAGAGGTAGGCTGTTATACCCTCGGTGATGCGGAATCCCTTCCATCGCTGTGCGCAAGCCGCATGAACTACGATAAATACAGCACAGACAGGAGCAAGTTCAGCGTGGGTTTTGCTTCGCATTTGGGACAACTGCTTCCCTGCAATCACCTGTATAACCAGTATATCTTTTTGGAAGATGCCGAGCAGACCTTAAAAAAAATGGAAGGAAAGCGTTTGCGTCTACAATCCCTTGCAGCTTACAGTCGGCAGAACCTTATTGCTAGGGATGCGACCAATGCTTTTTTAAACGAAGCTTTTGCGCTGCAGCATCAAGCTGTCAAAGCGCATTTTAATATCCTGATCTGGTCAGAAGAGGAACAACAACTTAAAAAAGCAAAGCAACTGCTTTCATCCTCCCTAGCGAGCATGGACTGCCGGATCAAAGAAGAAACGGTAGGAGCAGCTCAAATTTTCTGGGCAGGGATACCTGGAAACGCAGGTTCTTTTCCTATGAACGAATGCTTCGATACCTTTACCAACCAAGCCAGCTGTTTTTTGAATCTGGAAACAGGCTATCGAAGTTCGATTAGTCCTATTGGTATCCGACTTGGAGACAGACTTAGCGGAAAGCCACTCCATGTTGACATCAGTGATGAACCTATGGAAATGGGGATCTGTACGAATCGGAATAAATTTATTTTGGGACCTTCAGGAAGTGGAAAATCCTTCTTTACCAACCACATGGTCCGAACTTATTTTGAACAAGGCTGCCATGTGGTTTTGGTGGACGTTGGACATTCCTACCAAGGACTTTGCGAGCTGGTTGGAGGCTATTACTTTACCTATACCGAAGACAATCCAATCCGGTTCAATCCTTTTTACCTAGGACAGGGGGACCAGCTGGATACCGAAAAAAAAGAAAGTATTAAGACACTGCTGCTCGCGCTATGGAAAAAAGATGACGAAGCTTTTCGCCGTTCAGAATATGTTGCCTTATCCAACGCCATCAGCGGTTTCTATGAATATCTTGCCCTAAAGGACGGAATTTTCCCCTGTTTCGACAGTTTCTATGAGTACCTCCATGACACTTTTCGTCAAACGGTGGCTAGGGATCGGGTGAAGAGGCAGGATTTCGATATCGATAATTTTCTCTATGTGCTGCGTCCTTACTATGCAGGAGGTGAATTTGACTACCTTCTCAATGGCCAAGACAAGTTGGATATGCTCCACGAAAGGTTTATAGTCTTTGAGCTGGACAACATTAAAGACCACCCGATTCTATTTCCCGTTGTTACCATCATCATCATGGAAGTTTTCATCAGCAAGCTTCGAAAAATGAAAGGTGTGCGTAAGATGATCCTGATCGAAGAAGCGTGGAAAGCCCTGATGAAGGAAGGTTTTGCTGAATATATCAAATACCTTTTCAAGACGGTCAGAAAGTATTTCGGTGAGGCGGTCGTGGTTACCCAGGAAGTCGATGACATCATCTCTTCGCCTGTGGTCAAGCAAGCCATCATCAACAATAGCGATTGCAAGATTTTGCTCGACCAAAGTAAATATCAAAACAGATTTGATCAGATCCAAGAACTCCTTGGTCTGACCGAAAAAGAAAAGGCGCAAGTGCTCTCACTGAACCGAGCGAATGATCCTAATCTGAAATATAAGGAAGTCTTTATTAGCCTTGCAGGTGTCATTAGCAAAGTTTACCGTACGGAAGTGTCGATGGAGGAGTATCTGGTCTACACGACCGAGGAACGCGAAAAATTTCGCCTGCGAAATTACATGGATGCTCAGCATGGGGATGTTCAAAGTGCTGTAAAGGCTATGGTTAAAGATAACATCCAGTAA
- a CDS encoding helix-turn-helix transcriptional regulator translates to MNLNFPVMDIQKLLFEEIRSRISNPASWSKEISELLHLGRDAVYRRERGDVQLTASELGKLCCHYGISLDSYLLSDRHNVVFKHTSLNHQDSYNYSQYIHQLLLQLQHMVSCEQKEIIFCADDVPIFHFMEFAELTYFKLYSWNQAVLNLGVSYEDFVYELKKQHLEPVFKNLHETYCRIPSREIWSRGTIGPILELLEYHYDIGSFRNQDSIGLLLEQLGHLITNLKRWTKRQEKHEGVHFDLYLSPVNLGISQMLCRFDGQQSVSVKLYTINSIATLDMRYVTETIDWIRGVLNKSSCLSKLSEKERIHFFNHLDGCIDGLAGRMNLPQA, encoded by the coding sequence TTGAACCTAAATTTTCCAGTTATGGATATTCAAAAATTGTTATTTGAGGAAATTCGGTCAAGGATTTCCAATCCGGCCTCCTGGTCGAAGGAAATTTCCGAACTGCTGCACCTGGGCAGGGATGCGGTTTACCGCAGGGAGCGTGGTGATGTGCAGCTCACTGCCAGTGAACTAGGGAAGCTCTGCTGCCATTATGGCATTTCGCTGGACAGTTATCTGCTTAGTGACCGGCACAATGTAGTATTTAAGCACACGAGCCTCAACCATCAGGATAGCTATAACTATAGCCAATATATCCACCAGCTGCTTCTCCAACTTCAGCACATGGTTTCTTGCGAGCAAAAGGAGATTATCTTCTGTGCCGACGACGTCCCAATCTTCCATTTTATGGAATTTGCCGAGCTAACCTATTTTAAGCTCTACTCCTGGAACCAAGCCGTGCTGAACCTTGGGGTCAGTTATGAGGATTTTGTTTATGAACTCAAAAAGCAGCACCTGGAACCGGTGTTTAAAAACCTACATGAAACCTACTGCAGGATCCCATCCAGGGAAATCTGGTCAAGGGGTACGATCGGGCCAATCCTGGAACTCCTGGAATACCATTATGACATCGGTAGCTTTCGAAATCAGGATAGCATTGGCCTGCTACTGGAGCAGCTCGGCCATCTCATAACGAATCTAAAAAGATGGACCAAAAGGCAGGAAAAACACGAGGGTGTGCACTTTGACCTCTACCTATCGCCCGTGAACCTGGGCATAAGCCAGATGCTGTGCCGATTTGATGGCCAGCAGTCCGTATCGGTCAAGCTCTATACCATCAATAGCATCGCTACTTTGGACATGAGGTACGTTACCGAAACCATTGATTGGATCCGTGGTGTATTGAATAAGTCCAGCTGCCTGAGCAAACTTTCGGAAAAGGAGCGGATCCATTTCTTCAACCATTTGGATGGCTGTATTGATGGCCTGGCCGGTCGAATGAACCTTCCTCAGGCCTGA
- a CDS encoding DUF4133 domain-containing protein, giving the protein MASAVFPINKGINQPLEFKGLKAQYIWYLAIGILLLLFLFAGLYYLGVPSMLCLAIIITLGCILFIQIFRFSRKYGQYGLMKKITKSQLPIAIRSRNRSVFRLEARFKR; this is encoded by the coding sequence ATGGCAAGTGCAGTTTTCCCGATCAATAAGGGCATCAATCAACCCCTAGAGTTCAAAGGACTCAAAGCGCAGTACATCTGGTATCTGGCTATCGGAATACTCCTGTTGCTGTTCCTGTTTGCGGGGCTTTATTATCTGGGAGTCCCAAGTATGCTATGCTTGGCAATCATTATAACCTTGGGATGCATTCTTTTTATCCAAATATTTCGCTTTAGTCGGAAGTATGGACAGTATGGCCTGATGAAAAAAATTACCAAGTCACAGTTACCTATAGCTATAAGGAGCAGAAATAGATCGGTCTTTCGTTTGGAAGCGAGATTTAAAAGATAA
- a CDS encoding RagB/SusD family nutrient uptake outer membrane protein, which produces MMKTKIIALLGLCITMVSCKDFLALKPETSYSHPESLEDINALLNYESRVNGNYLGNIESGTDDFEIDFSSYSTRSAYYQELYRWDEEPFSEDGGAGENWLFPYETILYANVALESLERVKGGEPSLRKRLEGDALFIRSYRFFQLLQVYSPPYLVGDQDSPYGIPLRLSSNVNEPSVRATVKEGYGQIIDDLNKSIQLLPEEVNYKTRPNKSSAYALLARVQLSIGDYENALKNAHQSLQRNSKLLDYNSMDLSAAYPFMPLNQEVIYHGKSSASGSLMASSRLTITQDLLSMYSDDDLRKTAFFVARTPDRFRFKGFYNGSAASYFAGIAVDEMMLIAAECHIRTGKVGEGMEMLNSLLANRYDRITFVPRTASNELEALRIVLDERRKELPFRGIRWTDLRRLNRDPRFAKTIRRSFPVEDDKPMETILLPEDPRYCYYIPPQVIEKSGMVQTKR; this is translated from the coding sequence ATGATGAAAACTAAAATAATTGCATTATTGGGGCTTTGTATAACCATGGTATCCTGTAAGGATTTCTTGGCCCTGAAGCCAGAAACCTCCTACAGTCACCCCGAAAGCTTGGAGGATATCAACGCCCTATTGAACTATGAATCCAGGGTAAATGGAAATTACCTTGGAAATATCGAATCGGGGACGGATGATTTTGAGATTGATTTCTCCAGTTACAGCACCCGTTCGGCCTATTATCAAGAGTTATACCGATGGGACGAAGAACCATTTTCGGAGGACGGTGGGGCAGGTGAAAACTGGTTATTTCCCTATGAAACCATTCTATATGCCAATGTTGCACTTGAATCCCTGGAAAGGGTGAAAGGTGGGGAACCATCCTTGAGGAAGCGATTGGAAGGCGATGCGCTTTTTATACGTAGCTATCGGTTCTTCCAACTGTTGCAGGTCTATTCTCCACCATATCTGGTGGGAGACCAGGACAGCCCCTACGGAATTCCACTCCGCCTCAGTTCAAATGTCAATGAACCGTCGGTCAGAGCAACTGTGAAAGAGGGATATGGGCAGATCATTGATGACCTGAACAAGTCGATCCAATTGCTCCCGGAAGAGGTAAACTATAAAACTAGGCCCAATAAATCATCGGCATATGCGCTCTTGGCCAGGGTACAGTTGTCAATCGGTGATTACGAGAATGCACTTAAAAACGCACACCAGTCCCTGCAACGAAATTCAAAATTGTTGGACTACAATTCGATGGACCTTTCTGCAGCCTATCCCTTTATGCCCTTGAATCAAGAGGTCATTTACCATGGTAAAAGCAGTGCATCTGGTTCCTTGATGGCATCGTCGAGGTTGACGATCACACAGGATCTATTGAGTATGTATAGCGATGATGATCTACGTAAGACGGCATTTTTTGTTGCCAGAACACCTGATAGATTTCGGTTTAAGGGGTTTTATAACGGATCTGCTGCGAGCTACTTTGCGGGCATAGCAGTTGATGAAATGATGTTGATTGCAGCTGAATGCCATATTCGAACAGGAAAGGTTGGTGAAGGCATGGAGATGCTCAACAGCCTGCTTGCCAATCGGTACGACAGGATTACTTTTGTTCCACGCACAGCCAGCAACGAACTGGAAGCACTTCGGATTGTTTTGGACGAAAGAAGGAAGGAACTGCCTTTTCGGGGTATCCGCTGGACGGACCTACGACGGTTAAACCGGGATCCAAGGTTTGCTAAAACCATTCGAAGGAGCTTTCCTGTTGAGGATGACAAACCTATGGAAACCATATTGTTGCCTGAGGATCCAAGGTATTGTTATTATATCCCTCCTCAGGTCATTGAAAAGAGTGGGATGGTGCAGACCAAGCGATAA
- a CDS encoding helix-turn-helix transcriptional regulator, whose protein sequence is MKNSIAFELRLTDQESIEIQSNQFAQQSILTFLPSPYIVKRSDGLEVATASFSKNLLLVEHHLLRGSASHQSITIIAKRHTYVLIICLQGQVAYSSKKDAASNLKLLEREAIFLFARKGTYLALPLRFPAEVLTISIHPKILPFISPNQFRSTEFMFQQKSFLLTYLDPVGFKTSFLNKLKGLIGSYTQRTELNVDLIKHVSEILLIYFKQLDTQTRPSFYRSIVEGTNQMIHEDLQKNERPNLNDLAKRNRISVSSLELGFKEITGKTVRRHIKSALLHRISEILVQTDIPLLELSILFGYADTNTLNRIFKRTFGITMGSYRKQYGESSFSK, encoded by the coding sequence ATGAAAAATAGCATTGCTTTTGAATTACGATTAACTGATCAAGAATCGATTGAGATCCAATCAAATCAATTTGCCCAACAATCCATTTTAACATTTCTACCAAGCCCCTATATCGTTAAAAGGAGCGATGGCCTGGAGGTAGCGACAGCAAGCTTCTCCAAAAATCTGCTCTTAGTCGAACACCACCTTCTACGTGGGTCGGCTTCCCATCAATCCATAACCATTATTGCCAAAAGGCATACCTATGTCCTCATTATCTGTTTACAGGGGCAGGTAGCCTATTCTTCAAAAAAGGATGCGGCATCCAATTTAAAACTTTTAGAGAGGGAGGCTATTTTCCTTTTTGCCAGGAAAGGAACTTATCTTGCTTTGCCCTTAAGATTTCCTGCAGAAGTTTTAACCATCAGTATACATCCCAAAATATTGCCTTTCATCTCTCCCAATCAGTTCCGCTCTACCGAATTCATGTTTCAACAGAAAAGTTTTCTTTTGACTTACCTGGATCCTGTCGGATTCAAGACATCATTTTTGAATAAATTAAAAGGTTTGATAGGATCCTATACCCAGAGGACAGAGCTAAATGTCGATTTGATAAAACACGTTTCTGAAATTCTGCTCATATATTTTAAGCAATTGGATACACAGACCAGGCCCAGCTTTTACCGATCAATTGTTGAAGGTACCAATCAAATGATCCATGAAGATTTGCAGAAAAACGAAAGACCAAACCTGAACGACTTGGCAAAGAGGAATAGGATCAGTGTTTCCAGTCTGGAACTGGGGTTCAAGGAAATTACCGGCAAAACTGTTCGTAGGCATATAAAATCAGCCCTCCTTCACAGAATTTCAGAAATTCTGGTCCAGACCGACATTCCCCTGCTAGAGCTGTCAATCCTGTTTGGGTATGCAGATACAAATACCTTGAACAGGATCTTCAAGAGGACTTTTGGAATCACGATGGGATCCTACAGAAAACAGTATGGAGAATCTTCCTTTTCTAAATAA
- a CDS encoding conjugal transfer protein TraI, which translates to MKKHFIVIMLLFLFMHIVPNRPTASAQLVLSEVIKAAIKKVVKAMDLKVQRLQNKTIWLQQTQKTIENLLSKTRLDEIAAWSFRQKETFASYYESLMKVKSVLLQFNQVKEIIQKQVAMVGIYQRTWNDLKKKDHFTAEELHYMAKVYAGILAESLGNVEELTSLVSSYSFQMSDGERMKLINVLSDRVEDNYQSLLRFNRQNSLLSLQRSKSLKEVLRIKKLHGIPDKNLER; encoded by the coding sequence ATGAAAAAGCATTTTATCGTAATTATGTTGCTTTTTTTGTTCATGCATATTGTGCCAAACCGGCCAACGGCCAGTGCACAATTGGTCCTTTCAGAAGTCATCAAGGCGGCGATAAAAAAAGTAGTCAAGGCCATGGATTTGAAAGTTCAGCGGCTGCAGAACAAAACAATCTGGCTTCAACAAACACAAAAAACAATAGAAAATCTACTCTCCAAAACTCGTTTGGACGAGATTGCTGCCTGGAGCTTCCGTCAAAAGGAAACATTTGCATCCTATTATGAATCGCTCATGAAGGTAAAGTCAGTCCTACTCCAATTTAATCAGGTGAAGGAGATTATTCAAAAGCAAGTCGCTATGGTAGGAATCTATCAGCGAACTTGGAACGACCTTAAAAAGAAAGACCATTTTACAGCAGAAGAACTGCACTATATGGCCAAAGTGTATGCCGGCATCTTAGCGGAAAGCCTAGGTAATGTCGAGGAGCTTACCAGTTTGGTGAGTTCCTATTCTTTTCAGATGAGTGATGGTGAACGCATGAAACTAATCAATGTCCTAAGCGATCGAGTCGAGGATAATTACCAGAGCCTTTTACGGTTCAACCGGCAGAATAGCTTGCTCAGCCTGCAACGGAGTAAATCCTTAAAAGAGGTTCTGCGAATCAAAAAACTCCATGGAATCCCTGATAAAAATTTAGAACGATGA